Part of the Zingiber officinale cultivar Zhangliang chromosome 8A, Zo_v1.1, whole genome shotgun sequence genome, CACTAACCagagtaaaaaaaattgattcttGAGTGTGATTTTCATATATTCCGGAGATACAAGTTAATACTTTAGGTTTTATCGATCACTGTAATAATATTCAGCCAGATGTTATGATGTCAAGGAAGGCATGCTCTAGTGGGGAACAAGAGGATGGAGCATGCAGCCTTTTGTTTTCGTTTTGGTGGTCCTTTGTTAGCCATGGGATCAGTGTTCACTAAAGAGGCATGGTGGGTTATTCCTTGTCCTTTAAGGGAGGCCATAGAGTTTGTCCCCGTTGCGTTATAATGGTTGACGATGAAATCTCAATAGGGTTGTAAAGAGATCTCCTCCTCATCGCCTACGAGGTTGCGGGGTGATCAATTGATTAATAATTGAATCGgctaaataaattaaactaatcAGCCATTCGGAATTTTTCCTTGCACTTCTCTGTGCTCATCTTATATTCCAACTCTCCCGGCTTCTTGTTTATCGTGATCACAAACCTCTAAATTAGCagcaaaagtgaaaaaaaaaaacgtGGTTGTAGGAATTGGATTCGAAGCGACAATGCAGCGATAAAAATCTCTTCCCGTAGGTGGCCCTTGAACGTGGTGGCTCCCTGGAAGGAGGCGCTCGAGCAGCGCCACCGTCTCCCGCCGTGGCCAGTGTTTGCCGGGCACGCCACGGGCGAGGGCATCATTGTCGACGGCGAATCCAGCAGCGTCAAACTTCGCCGTAGTTGAGTCCGGCAGCCGTCTGCTGATCGGAGAGACAACCTCCTCCGTCGATAAAATCCTACTCATTAACGATCACCCACGCAGTCACCATCCTAGTCATCACCGCCAACAGTCGTGTGGGCCCACCATTCTCTCGATATAGCTAGGAATTTAAACGGGTTGATCGTAAAGGTGTAaacgtagttttttttttttggtgtaaAATTACCGCGCCTCCAGCGGCGTGTGATACGGTTGAGCACGTTGGCCATTGGCGAGGGAAGACGTTGGACCGTAAGCTGTGCGGTCCAGCTTCGGATCTGGCTGATTATTAATTCCAAAAGGTGATTATGTTTATCATGTGCGTGTCTCGcaagaaaattatttaaaaaaataaacccaattaattttattgatttgTCCTGTAGACCTGcccaatctaatttttttttatcaattattaaaataaattaaaaaatatatacagtAGATTAGAAAATATGTACGGACAGTTACGGAGCCAAGGTGTTGCGCTTGCACGCCGATTAAATCTTTAGAAAATAAAGAGATAGTTGGTTTCGTTGCTAACTACCCTTTTCGTTTGGTGGGGTGATCAACCAACACTCACCTTCCCCACCTACCGAGCGTACTGGGCCCCTTCATTCGTTGCCCTCCTATCCATCGAAGAGAAGCGTGTCCGCTGCTCAAGCGACGGCGCTCGCTAGGTGACCGATACAtcattctctctctctccctgcTCTCTTACCGAGACGCAAACAGCTCGTTTCTCTGCCGGCGATGGCAGGGCGAGCTGCAAGGCTGGTCATGGTGGCGTCCTTCTTGGCCGGGCTGGCGAGCTGGTACTACGCAGTGTACATCAGGCCGCCGGCGCCCACGCCGTGCGGATCGGAAGGCGGGCCGCCGGTGACCGCCACGCGGATCCGGCTCCGGGACGGGCGGTTCTTGGCCTACTCGGAGACGGGGGTGGCGAGGGGGACCGCTGCGTACAAGATCGTTTTAGCCCATGGGTTCGGAGGGTCCAGGCTCGACGCCCCTCGCGTCTCTCCGgtaaccctaaaccctacctTCTGTTAATTTTTACCTCCGGTGATGGGAATGTGCATTTGGATGATCGATCGGTGGGAAGTTGTGTCACCCCTCGACGGAAGGCCTAACTAGTCCCAAAAACCTTCCATTAGTTTGATCTGAAATCATTCAAATCAAGTGATCTGGTTTGCTCCTTTAGATGATCAATTACACTAATTTATTAACCTACAATTGATGTCATTAATGTAAAACAATAGGATTGTAAGATTGGTAGATACCTTGTGAAAACAGTCTGAAGTGTGCAAATGGATATGAATATTCTCTCTTGTGGCCGACGTTGAGTACGTAAAAATTGAATTTCCGAGGCAATATGAGCTCTTCTTTAGTTTCAAACCATGCATTCCTTTCCTTGAATCTTAAATCCTGAATCCTTCTAGCTGCTCTGTGTAGATCTCTTCTTTTAGGTCCTTGTCATCAAGCTGCTCAAGTGTAAGATCTAAGTCGGAGTACAACTTGAATAGCTATCGTATTTGTCACTGGAGAGAAGATCTTGTCGTAGTTATTAGGAGTTGGTTCATCATGGATTCAGATGGTTCTCTTTTTTCCTCTCACTTTTTGTTATTAGGAGTTGGCTCATCATGCTTGAAATAATCTTCTtcaacaataaaattaaaaatttccctttatttatcttttttttttgaaaaaaaagtcTGTTATAAATCTCTATGGTTATAAACTTTTCCTATTTGTATTAGCTTGAATGATACTAACCTTTGCATGCATTTTATAGTGTGTGCAACATAACTATGCTGTGACTATTAATAACGATGGGTAATTTCTATTGTTCATTGCTGTATTgatattgaaaattatctttatcTTGAGCATTAACTGAAATCAGGTTCACTTTAGGTATGTTTTTGACATGTTTGAGCAACAAAGAATGCTATATGCTAGTCTGAATATATGTGGCATCTATCCCAATAATCTTGGCAATTTTCTTGTTGTCAATCTTACTGGCCCATAGTCTCCCAACTCATAATGATGTTGAAGCCCCTGAATCCACCATCCACCTAATATCAGGGTCTGGAACATGGTAGCATTTACCACTTGCACAGACTTATGTTTGCCTCATCCACAGATGTTACAGACAGTGATTATGCTCTTGTCTTCAGTCTTCTTTTGCTCCTTTGATTTCTTGAATAATCTACAGTTCGTCTTCATGTGATTGCGACCAAACTTTACACAATGACAACACTTCATTTTGTCTTTGctctttgacatataattgatAATATCTCTCGTTCATTTAGGTAGTCACAATTGAGAGTTCCATTCTTGTAATTCAAGTTCATGAGTCTCTTTATCAGGTATAACTTGTTCTCTCCAATCTTCTTAGCATAGAGTCCGTCCAGCTTTGTCATAGCATGTGTACATCAGTTTCCATGCTAATTAGGTTGTGTGCATTCTTGTACACCCACTATCATATGTTGACATATTTGTGAGTGCAGACTATGTAGGATCATATAGAACgtgagaggggggaggggtgaataacatttttaaaaacttctctttttcgGTTTGAAAATCAGTGCATAGTGAAagaaaaaagaataagaaaaagaaccAAAGAAATCAGAACATAGttgggtttacttggttcggagccttcgacgactcctactccaaggcccacacccCTTTGGGATGTatccgatggacaatccactaaacaATCAAATCTCGGTCACAAAAGAAgaaagtgtaacaagctacaccaTCTTATGCAATAATAATagtaattaactttaaaaaaatgttaCCAACACTTGTATTGACGGAGGCTCGTAGCTCGAGGTCGATGTAGCTCTGACTATAGCAGTTGGGTGTAGTAGGGTCATAGCAGAGCGGTGCCAGGAGGACGGTGCAGTAGAAGGAGCTTGGATGCTTATAAGAAAGTTATGTCTTGAGTGCGGGCCGAACAGTCCTTTTATAGTGCATTAGGGGAGCCTCGGTTCACCCGGGGCGCCTCCATTCGATCCCAAGTCTTCGGACTTTATCCTtccggaggcgcctccaatcgtCTGGCTCCAATGCCATCCAAGGCTTCTCCACCGACTAAAACTTCATCCATGAAATTTATCTACGTGGAGGCGCCTCTATCCATCCAGGGCGTCTCAAGCACTGTTCATCCAGGGCGCTCTCCATTTAACTGAGGCACCTCGAGCACAGTTTATCCGAggctttattttttaagaaactcttgcaaaacatgttagtccaaaataacaaaaaatacttacaaaacagagttagcaaaCATAATAAAATTATGAATCAGATCCTGTCTGACACGACCAGGATCTAGCCTTGGTCTcaacttaaattttcaaaatgaatctAAGTTGGACCAACGCCTATAGTCCGGGACTTGTTCTCACTGGATCTCTAGTCCTCCGGACCTATTTAGACTTTCTCTAGTCTTGCTTAGTGTCTGATCAACTTGATcaactaagactttcctgcaacaCCGAGTTtgcacaatagatataaaatattaaagttaAGCAGTGTTAGCAGTATTCAAGAtttgctggtccggtcgaccgcgttTACTTCTTCTAGACTTCTCATTATTTAGAGTTACCTCCCCTAAAGTTTTCAACTGTCtactttcactcactagggcttttattGCTTAACGTCACTCAACAGGACTTccaccatctagcttcactcactagggtctagcttcactcactaggactttcatcgcCTGACtgcactcattaggactttctcttgcctaacctccggttaggactagtcactcagtagacttctcacatTCTTAACCTCCGGTTAAGACTTACCTCgcctaacctctaattaggactAGTCATTTAGTAGAAttctcacctgcctaacctccgGTTAGGATTTATCCTTGTTGGTCATCTAGTCATGACTAGACTTCTTTCTTCCAAACATtaagtcctgtttggatcaacccttagtCAAACTTACCAGACTTAGGtaaattgtcaaacatcgaagcACTGATAATATTTGGGGTTTGTCAAACATCGAAGCACTGATATAACTTACCTATAGTgcttcgatgtttgacaatttaCCTAAGTATGGTAAGTTTGactaagggttgatccaaacagaaCTTAATGTTTGGAAGAAAGAAGTCTAGTCATGACTAGATGACCAGCAAGGATAAGTCCTAACcggaggttaggcaggtgagaagtctactaagtgactagtcctaattagaggttaggcaaggtaagTCTTAATCAGAGGTCAAGAatgtgagaagtctactaagtgactagtcctaaccggaggttaggcaagagaaagtcctgatgagtgaagtcaggcgataaaagtcctagtgagtgaagctaggccctagtgagtgaagctagatggtggAAGTCCGGCATATAGGAAACATCAAGAATGGTGATAGAATTTCTCCATCAACCAAGCTGACTATATATGCAGTCCGGTTAGCAATGATAATTGTGGCAAGCCAACCCCAGAAAGATGAAGTTATTCAAGTCTGGAGAAGTTGTGCTAAGAATTTTCAAATCGTATTGTATAGAAGTGGCTATTATTTATTCTTACAAACTTACATGGCTGAACTTACTGTTTTTATAGTTTAGTCGTTCAGTGGCGCTTGAATTGTGGAATTATTTATTTGTATATACCTCAGAGAATTCCTGGTGGTGTTTATTTGATCGATCACACGACCTCTCTTCAGGGACTGTTAGAAGAACTGCGTATTTATATGGTGGGTTACGATCGAGCTGGTTTTGGAGAAAGTGATCCTAATCCGAATCGCTCATTGAGGAGCGAAGCATCAGACATCACAGAGCTGGCAGATGCTTTGGAGTTGGGCCCTCGGTTTTACTTGGTTGGCTTCTCCTTGGGTGGTCATGCTGTTTGGGCATCAATCAAGTACATTCCAGGAAGGTATTTGTCGTTCTGCTCACTTGTTCATCTTTCAGAAAGAAAGCCATGATGAATAACTTTTTGGACTTCCACTTCTTCAAATAACTCTTAATGTTTTTGCCATTTTTGTTTTCAGGCTTGCTGGAGCAGCACTTATGGCACCTGTTATAAACTACAGATGGCCTGGGTTCCCAAGCAATCTGTCAAATGAGGTTTACAAAAAACAACAGCTTGGAGATCAATGGGCGCTAAGAGTTGCATACTACGCCCCATGGTTGCTTCACTGGTGGATGAACCAGCCATGGTTACCCCAATCCACTGTCATCAAAGGCACGACTCATCTGCCCAACCGCTTGGATGAACAAATTCATCAATATGCCATCGCCAACAAACTATTCGAAGAGGTTAAATTGCTAGTTACATTTTGAACAAACTCAAAATGCAAAACTAAGGTGGACTTGTGTTTGCATTGCCAGAGGAGGAAGCTAGCCACTCAACAAGGCGTTCAAGAGTCATTTTATAGGGACATGGCGGTTATGTTTGGCAAGTGGGAATTTGATCCAATGGAGCTCTCACAACCACCGTTTCCAGTTCATATATGGCAAGGCGACGAAGACGGATTGGTGCCGGTGACACTGCAACGATACATCAGCAGTCATCTCAGTTGGATCGAGTACCATGAATTGGAGGCCACAGGACACTATCTCGCAGCTGTGGAGGGATTGGGCGATGTGATGCTTAAGGCCTTGCTGGTGGAATCATTTGCGAGGTGAGGGCTTCTTTAGTCTCTACTTATAGCTTTTAAAACTGGCATCATATTTGGCTCCGATAAGTTGCGATCTGGGTATTATATATGCCTGTTGTTTGTATCTGCAATGTATCAGAAGTTTGGTCTAGAGTAACTTGTATTAACCATCAACATAAATTTATGTCATCGTATGTTAAATCATTGTTTCAAAAATTGCATTAGCTCGCCTTAGTTGATTCTACCATGCCAAACTCCATTATAGGCTTCAGGTTTCCATAAAAACATCAGTGTGCATTGAGAAATCTTTGCTGATTGATTTGTTATTGCAattattcttttctcttccttgttgTATGTGCTACGTCTGCCTCAATGGTGGCATTTTTGCTTGCAAATGCTGTTGGAGACTCTTTGTAAGGCAAAATCCTTTTTTGTTTGTTGgtttgtttgtgttttttttaatattcaattatattttaaatagaaTTTAGTTATTGTAAACGAGTTAAAGGAGGGGCAAAGTGTCCTAAATCCCCATACACAGTTTTAACTTTACCTTTAGTCCCTATTTTAGAGAATATTTATTTCAACTCCCTAACTAACACTAATTCATCTAATTCACTATCTGTTGCACATATTTTGAGGGACTATTACAAAATATAGGTATAAAAAGCCCAAAAATTTTGAGAGACTATTACAAaatataggtataaaaagtctaaaaaaaaTGTATCATTTATCCAAAATgaggtataatttttattaaattcaaTACTATTTAAACTCAAATCTAGTACATTATTTATACACATAATTTTTAGGTATATGGTAAaatataggtataaaaagtctataAAAAAGTATAATTTCATCTAAATTCAGCATTATTTATGTGtatatattttttaggtatataataaaatatagatATAAAAAGTCCATAAtgaaatataatttctcttaaatttagtataatttaagttaaaatctagTTTATTTTCTATcgaattaaacaaaaaaaaaatatatatatatatatagtttaattGGGTATGATGGTATAAGATTGTGCACAGATTTGAATTAAGTGAATTAGTATGAACTAAAGAGTTAAATAAACATTTTTTGATATAGGGGCTGATAACAAAATTGAAATTTTGTATGGATAATTTATGGTTAAAGGAGGCGCATTATTAGAGAAATTGCAGTGAAAGGGAGTTATTTTAGAAGTGAAAATTTAGTTGTTTTTAGTGAAAAGGaggcaaaagtaaaaaaaaaaacatgcaaaAAGTCAAAAACCAtcatgttatattgtttgtcttGAAAATAATTCAATAGATATGactaattattattataatatataattattttgATCATCCCAGATTcaactggtttattttttttaataatatataagTGTTACTCTAGCACTACTACTGTAATATTGTAACCGTTAATATTAAtccatttaaaataattttaataaaatttaaataattttaactaagttgataacaaataatttgatataataaGCTCtatgtataataatttttattaaaattaagtaGTCAATTTCTTATACGAAATAACTATTATAATAGTGCtggaataaataatatttttgatagaaaatatttgATAGAGCGTTTTTTTAGTTTTAGAAAAAGGATTCATTATAATTTAGGAgatcttttgatttttttgcctaacttttatttaaaaaaattaaaaagcgtAATTTGACAATGTTATCATTGCCATTTTGAAGAAACAATTAAAAAACAAATTCTTTTTCTGACCATCAATCGATCAATGTTTTGTCCTTCTCTGCAATTTTTCTCGCTTGTGAAATCTTTTTTTGCCACCTACCAACTCTGCTCGACTGTAACGCTTTCCaacataatttcataattatGTTCTGATATCTGATAATtccatattaaaaaattaaaaaaatattttattcaatttttattttaaaactattaaaattattttactttagtTTTCCATCGGGATTACAATGCGATGGTAAATAACAAGACAAGCTTTCTAAGTACCGAGTGTTCGAATCTTACTTTAAGGGTTAATCATATCGTAAACGCTTCTCGATTTATTTTAATGGCCGCAGTCTAAATTCTCTGGACCACAATCCCTGGTTTGCTCCTGGACCAGGGGTCGTTCATAGATGGAATTTCATGGATCCCACTTCTATAACAAATGGAGTCCATACAATCTCACCTATGAGTGAGCTGGTCCATCCTCTGGATCACAAAGTGTGGTCGAGAGGATCCGTGCTCTAGTGGTCGACCGAAAACTTACACGAGGCCAGACTAGTCACTCTCAAGGTTAGTCCGATCATAAAATACTCACGGTGCGTACCCACCGTGGATGACCTGTTACCATGTTCACCTTATGGTGCACATCCGGTGTGCACCATGTGCATTTTGTTTTCTACTTTCTTAGcctaaatattatatatatatatacacgagcTGAGTCGAATTTTGGagtgttcaaatttatttgataaggtaatcgagcCGAGTCGAACCGAGCTTAAAATAAACCATGCTAGTGACTATGACACATTTTTTAAGTCTTGCAGCATAAAaggattgtatatatatatacgagTCGAACTTTggagtgttcaaacttgtttgataaggtaaccgagccgaGTCGAACAGAGCTTAAAATAAAccaagtttttgaaatgattgttcggCTCGACTCGTATATATATGTACAGTCCTGTTATGCCGCGAGACTTAAAAAATGTGCCACAGTCACTGGCATGCAGGACGTGGATTTCCTTTAGCTTTTGCGTTATGTCACAGAACATGTTTAATTGGCTTTTCTCTTGTCATAGAAACCCTATTTCACCAAAGTCCCCTTTTGTCGCCGTGGCGCCGTCCTCGCCCCTCCGATGTTCCTTGCTCCTCGTGCGACTACAAAGCTTCCAGGTCCTCCTCTGATATACAATCCTGTTATGCTACGGGACTTAAAAAATGCACCTGTGCGTGATTGCATTGCTGGCATGTGGGACGTGGATTTCCTTTAGCTTTTGCATTTTGTCACAGAACATGTTTAATTTGCTTTGCTTTTGTAACAAAAACCCTATTTCGCCGAGGCCCCCTTTCGTCGTCGTGGCGCCGTCTTCGCCCCTTCGGTGTTCCTTGCTCCTTGTGAGGCTGCAAAGCTTCCAGATCCTCATTGTCCTTTCCCCTTCAGCGCATATCCTCACGAGGCCGTGAAGGGTTGAAGATCCTCGCGCCCCTCATCGTATCTCTCGTCAAACCTCCGAAGAGAAGCTAGGGCAACCCTATTTCACCGTCGCGATGTCGTCCTCGCCCCTGCGGTGCTCCTCGTTCTCACATCCTCATGTGGCCACGAAGCTTCCAAATCGCGCCCCTCGCCGCCCCATTATTCTCGCTACCGACCTTTAGCCGCCGCAACCTCTCTTTGTGAGACTTCTTATCTTTGTTGGGCCTCTCTTCTACTTCCCATTGTTCATAGTTTTTCTCTTGTTTCTGTGAGGATAAATGATTTCATCTCTGTTTTCTCGAATGCttgatttgttttaaaaaaaaatctttttttaaatataatttattgtgCCAAAATTTATGTTTTTCTTATGTATTTAAGAAAACCTTACAATGAACTATTGAAGTATTTATGAAAAAGCTGATTATCTTTCTTAATTCTAATAGTGCAAAGCATAAGATATTAAGATATTTGGTAGCTTAATCCCTAGTCTCATCGTTGATAATTTTAATCCTGAGGCAATGTCAAAGCACATATAGATTTAAGCTAATGTGTTATTAATTCATATAGGGACACTCCTTGTCTTTGCTGGGTCTCTCTTCCATTTTCCATTGTTCatagtttttctttttttcctacaTCTGGACTTAAAGTATTCTATAAAATTCATATTAGTTATGGTCATTctcatttctatttctatgaGCACTAGTCTTTTTGTTGTGTATAATTTAACCATTAATAAATTGGTCACAACAGTGCTTTAATTTGATTAGCTAAAACATATTGGAGTTGCAGTATTTATAGTTTATCTGCATGAACAAATTATAaactctttatttatttatttatttttatcttccAAAAATGAAGTGTTATGAATACGATTCCTTAGTCAAATGAAGTGTTATGAATGAAATTTAGTTAATAATAGAGAAATGTTAAATTGAAATTAA contains:
- the LOC122010087 gene encoding uncharacterized protein LOC122010087; the protein is MAGRAARLVMVASFLAGLASWYYAVYIRPPAPTPCGSEGGPPVTATRIRLRDGRFLAYSETGVARGTAAYKIVLAHGFGGSRLDAPRVSPGLLEELRIYMVGYDRAGFGESDPNPNRSLRSEASDITELADALELGPRFYLVGFSLGGHAVWASIKYIPGRLAGAALMAPVINYRWPGFPSNLSNEVYKKQQLGDQWALRVAYYAPWLLHWWMNQPWLPQSTVIKGTTHLPNRLDEQIHQYAIANKLFEERRKLATQQGVQESFYRDMAVMFGKWEFDPMELSQPPFPVHIWQGDEDGLVPVTLQRYISSHLSWIEYHELEATGHYLAAVEGLGDVMLKALLVESFAR